One window of Pseudomonas urmiensis genomic DNA carries:
- a CDS encoding peptidylprolyl isomerase — protein sequence MKAQARHILVKTAAEAEQLKQRIAKGEAFDVLAKKFSTCPSGKRGGDLGEVRPGQMVGAIDQVIFKKALREIHGPIKSKFGYHLVQVFYRD from the coding sequence ATGAAAGCTCAAGCCCGTCACATCCTGGTCAAGACCGCTGCCGAGGCCGAACAGCTCAAGCAGCGCATCGCCAAGGGCGAGGCCTTCGACGTCCTGGCGAAGAAGTTTTCCACCTGCCCGTCGGGCAAGCGCGGCGGCGATCTGGGTGAAGTGCGCCCAGGGCAGATGGTCGGCGCGATCGACCAGGTGATCTTCAAGAAAGCCCTGCGAGAGATCCACGGGCCGATCAAGTCCAAGTTTGGCTATCACCTGGTGCAGGTGTTCTACCGCGATTGA
- a CDS encoding LysE family translocator, producing MDLSSLLLFIPACFALNMAPGPNNLLSLHNASRYGLRTACVAGAGRILAFSGMITLAAMGLAVVLHTSEYLFLSIKVIGAAYLFYIAWQLWRAPVAEAQLTGEHPRGTWRLARQEFWVAAGNPKAILLFTAFLPQFVSMNSATPVSEQFLWLGGLFLLLEWAAIAIYAGLGAYLQRWFNRPGPRRVFNRVSASLLGCAGLGLLAARR from the coding sequence ATGGACCTGTCGAGCCTGCTGCTTTTCATCCCCGCCTGCTTTGCCCTGAACATGGCACCTGGCCCCAACAACCTCTTGTCCCTGCACAACGCCAGCCGTTATGGCCTGCGCACTGCCTGTGTGGCCGGCGCTGGGCGGATTCTCGCCTTCAGCGGCATGATCACCCTGGCGGCAATGGGCCTGGCGGTGGTGCTGCACACCAGCGAATACCTGTTTCTAAGCATCAAGGTGATTGGCGCGGCCTACCTGTTCTACATCGCCTGGCAACTGTGGCGGGCACCGGTTGCTGAGGCACAACTGACGGGTGAACACCCGCGCGGCACTTGGCGCCTGGCGCGGCAAGAGTTCTGGGTGGCGGCGGGTAATCCGAAAGCGATTTTGCTGTTCACCGCCTTTTTGCCGCAGTTCGTATCGATGAACAGCGCCACGCCGGTCAGTGAACAGTTCCTCTGGCTGGGCGGGCTGTTCCTGCTGTTGGAGTGGGCGGCAATCGCGATCTATGCGGGGCTGGGCGCTTACCTGCAGCGCTGGTTCAATCGGCCTGGACCACGACGGGTGTTCAACCGGGTCAGTGCTTCGCTGCTTGGCTGTGCCGGGTTAGGGTTGCTGGCAGCGCGGCGCTAG
- a CDS encoding AraC family transcriptional regulator, which translates to MHCASSEIWHDPALPFVESRRACHSRACYKAHSHPTFSIGAVDVGFSRFSGAGKRQVRLTPGTLVLVPAQRVHACNPEPGTAWSYQMLHLDAQWLQQLRLEMGTPAADAGEPARIVRSVELYQHFCQLNALLFSDAGVAEKHAALVTFMGDHDFSAYPALEAAPIAPLGRSVLGQLIEHIEQAELAELSLDSLARQADLGRYQLIRAFRAATGFTPHAYLLNARINRARQLLRQGEELAEVAYRLGFADQSHFQRVFKAHTAATPGYYRTAGSPVLGLLCSPSRRFGAPTSPLPQVQRKT; encoded by the coding sequence ATGCATTGCGCAAGCAGCGAAATCTGGCATGACCCCGCCCTGCCCTTCGTCGAAAGTCGCCGCGCTTGTCATAGCCGCGCCTGTTACAAGGCCCATAGCCACCCAACGTTTTCCATAGGTGCGGTCGATGTGGGTTTTAGCCGTTTCAGCGGTGCCGGCAAACGGCAAGTGCGCCTGACGCCAGGCACCCTGGTGCTGGTGCCGGCGCAGCGGGTGCACGCTTGCAACCCGGAACCGGGTACGGCCTGGAGTTACCAGATGCTGCACCTGGATGCCCAATGGTTGCAGCAATTGCGCCTGGAGATGGGCACGCCAGCGGCTGATGCGGGTGAACCGGCGCGCATCGTCCGCTCAGTGGAGCTTTACCAGCACTTTTGTCAGCTCAATGCGCTGTTGTTCTCAGACGCCGGGGTTGCCGAGAAGCACGCAGCGTTGGTGACGTTCATGGGGGACCATGATTTCAGTGCATACCCTGCGCTGGAGGCAGCTCCCATTGCACCGCTGGGGCGGTCTGTTCTGGGTCAACTGATTGAGCATATCGAACAGGCGGAATTGGCCGAGTTGAGCCTCGACTCGCTGGCACGCCAAGCCGACCTTGGGCGCTATCAGCTGATTCGCGCCTTCCGTGCAGCCACTGGTTTTACGCCCCACGCTTATCTGCTCAACGCCCGGATCAACCGGGCGCGGCAGCTGCTTCGCCAAGGTGAGGAACTTGCCGAGGTGGCCTACCGCCTGGGTTTCGCTGATCAGAGCCATTTTCAGCGGGTATTCAAGGCCCATACGGCGGCTACCCCAGGGTATTACCGAACTGCTGGGTCGCCTGTATTGGGGCTGCTGTGCAGCCCTTCGCGGCGGTTCGGCGCCCCGACAAGCCCGCTCCCACAGGTACAGCGCAAAACTTAA
- a CDS encoding NTP/NDP exchange transporter, translating to MSNWRRRLDQGLNLKPDEGPAVIAGLALFYLLFTGYFMLRPVRETMGVAGGVDNLQWLFTGTFVVTLICLPLFGWLASRVKRRRILPWTYAFFASNLLLFAVLFARDPDDIWQARAFYIWLSVFNLLAISLAWSVLADLFSSEQGKRLFGLLAAGASLGGLTGPVLGTLLVAPLGHAGLLVLACLLLLGSIGATLYLQRWRDRHPLPAMSEHPASKPLGGNPFAGATAVLRSPYLLGIALFVVLLASVSTFLYFEQARIVSETFSDRTRQTQVFGLIDSVVQALAILTQVFITGRLARRLGVGVLLVAVPLVMAAGFIWLAMAPVFAVFVVVMVVRRAGEYALVRPGREMLFTVLPAEDKYKAKNFIDTVVYRGGDALSGWVKRALDVMGDHPQLAMLIGAAIALGWAVTGGWLGRRQRGLEERN from the coding sequence ATGAGCAACTGGCGGCGGCGCCTGGATCAAGGGCTCAACCTCAAGCCCGACGAGGGCCCGGCGGTAATCGCCGGTCTGGCCTTGTTCTACCTGCTGTTCACCGGTTACTTCATGCTGCGGCCGGTACGCGAGACCATGGGCGTAGCTGGCGGGGTGGACAACCTGCAATGGCTGTTCACTGGCACCTTCGTGGTGACGCTGATCTGCCTGCCGCTGTTCGGCTGGCTGGCTTCGCGGGTCAAACGACGGCGCATCCTGCCTTGGACCTATGCCTTCTTTGCCAGCAACCTGCTGCTATTTGCCGTGCTGTTTGCCCGCGACCCTGACGATATCTGGCAGGCGCGGGCTTTTTACATCTGGCTGTCGGTGTTCAACCTGCTGGCCATATCTCTGGCCTGGAGCGTGTTGGCTGACCTGTTTTCCAGCGAACAGGGCAAGCGGCTGTTCGGCCTGCTGGCGGCCGGCGCCAGCTTGGGCGGCTTGACCGGTCCGGTGCTCGGCACTTTGCTGGTGGCGCCGCTGGGGCATGCTGGGCTGCTGGTCCTGGCGTGTCTGTTGCTGCTTGGCAGCATCGGCGCCACCCTCTACCTGCAGCGCTGGCGTGACCGCCATCCGTTGCCGGCGATGAGTGAGCATCCGGCCTCCAAGCCCTTGGGTGGCAATCCGTTCGCCGGCGCTACCGCGGTGCTGCGCTCGCCGTATCTACTGGGTATCGCACTGTTCGTGGTGCTGCTGGCCAGTGTCAGTACGTTTTTGTACTTCGAACAGGCACGCATCGTCAGTGAAACGTTCTCTGACCGGACCCGCCAAACCCAGGTGTTTGGCCTGATCGACAGCGTGGTGCAGGCGCTGGCCATACTGACCCAGGTGTTTATCACCGGGCGGCTGGCCCGGCGCCTTGGGGTCGGCGTGCTTTTGGTGGCAGTACCGCTGGTGATGGCGGCCGGTTTCATCTGGCTGGCCATGGCGCCGGTGTTTGCTGTGTTCGTGGTGGTGATGGTGGTACGCCGCGCCGGTGAATACGCCTTGGTTCGCCCTGGGCGAGAAATGCTGTTTACGGTGTTACCTGCCGAAGACAAGTACAAGGCCAAGAACTTCATCGACACCGTGGTCTATCGCGGCGGCGATGCCTTGAGCGGCTGGGTCAAGCGTGCGCTGGATGTGATGGGCGACCACCCGCAGCTGGCCATGCTGATCGGTGCGGCGATTGCCCTGGGCTGGGCGGTTACCGGGGGTTGGCTGGGTCGCCGTCAGCGGGGGCTGGAGGAGCGAAACTGA
- a CDS encoding aldo/keto reductase: MYGRRDVLRTGAALGLLAASPWLRAEAASGMLTRKVPATGEALPVIGAGTSGSFEVEAGSAQYQQLKQVLKAFFDGGGKVIDTSPNYGGADAILGQLLEEGGWHRQCFIATKIAADSAAAAQEQWAGTLKSLRTDKVDLLQIHNLRDWQRQLPYARELKAQGKTRYIGITHYLASGQDDVERIVRSEKLDFIQINYSVNSPEAAKSLLPLCQDKGVAVLINRAFDDGRLFAKVKDQPLPGWAAEAGVSSWAQLFLKFAISHPAVTAVIPATSRPDRQLDQLKAGSGALLSQTQQQALIEQFA, translated from the coding sequence ATGTACGGTCGTCGTGATGTCCTACGCACTGGTGCGGCTTTAGGCCTACTGGCTGCCAGCCCTTGGCTACGCGCTGAAGCCGCCAGCGGCATGCTCACCCGCAAGGTCCCCGCAACCGGTGAAGCCTTGCCGGTCATCGGCGCTGGCACCTCTGGCAGTTTCGAGGTCGAGGCGGGCTCTGCGCAGTACCAGCAGCTCAAGCAAGTACTCAAGGCGTTTTTCGACGGTGGCGGCAAGGTCATCGACACCTCGCCCAACTACGGCGGCGCCGATGCCATTCTCGGCCAGTTGCTGGAGGAGGGCGGCTGGCACCGCCAGTGCTTCATCGCCACCAAGATCGCCGCCGACAGCGCCGCTGCCGCCCAGGAGCAGTGGGCGGGTACGCTCAAGAGCCTGCGCACCGACAAGGTCGATTTGCTGCAGATCCACAACCTGCGAGACTGGCAACGCCAACTGCCCTACGCCCGCGAGCTCAAGGCCCAGGGCAAGACCCGCTATATCGGCATTACCCACTACCTGGCCAGCGGCCAGGATGATGTCGAGCGGATTGTGCGCAGCGAAAAGCTCGATTTCATCCAGATCAACTATTCGGTCAACTCGCCTGAGGCGGCGAAAAGCCTGCTACCGCTGTGCCAGGACAAGGGCGTGGCGGTGCTGATCAACCGTGCCTTCGATGACGGCCGGCTGTTCGCCAAGGTCAAGGATCAGCCGTTGCCGGGCTGGGCGGCAGAGGCCGGGGTTAGCAGCTGGGCGCAGTTGTTTCTGAAGTTCGCCATCAGCCATCCGGCCGTGACGGCGGTGATCCCCGCGACCAGTCGCCCGGACCGCCAGCTCGATCAACTCAAGGCCGGCAGTGGTGCGTTACTCAGCCAGACGCAGCAGCAAGCGCTGATCGAGCAGTTCGCCTGA
- a CDS encoding Dyp-type peroxidase, producing the protein MPFQQGLLATPVPAHARHLFFTLHASQALPAVLDALLTHVDGQQLIVGIGAPLAKALGREVPGLRSFPQLDAAVENPSTQHALWLWLRGAERGELFLRAQALEQLLAPALRLVDSVDGFLHRGGHDLTGYEDGTENPVEQAAVDAAIVAGEQPGLSGSSFAAFQLWKHDLNYFKSLPQAEQDNIIGRRLSDNEELDDAPESAHVKRTAQESFDPEAFMVRRSVAWTDERGAGLAFVALGHSFDAFEVQLRRMSGLEDGVIDGLYRFSRPLTGGYYWCPPLNAGGLDLSLLLQA; encoded by the coding sequence ATGCCGTTCCAGCAAGGTCTGCTTGCCACCCCGGTGCCGGCGCACGCCCGTCACCTGTTCTTCACCTTGCACGCAAGCCAGGCGCTGCCTGCGGTGCTCGACGCTTTGCTGACGCACGTCGATGGCCAGCAACTGATCGTCGGCATCGGCGCGCCGCTGGCCAAGGCCCTGGGCCGCGAAGTCCCGGGGCTACGCAGCTTCCCGCAACTGGACGCGGCGGTCGAGAACCCTAGCACCCAGCACGCCCTGTGGCTATGGCTGCGCGGTGCTGAGCGCGGTGAGCTGTTCCTGCGCGCGCAGGCCTTGGAACAACTGCTGGCACCGGCCTTGCGCCTGGTAGACAGTGTCGATGGCTTCCTGCACCGCGGCGGTCACGACCTGACCGGCTATGAGGACGGTACTGAGAACCCGGTCGAGCAAGCGGCAGTAGACGCGGCAATCGTTGCCGGCGAGCAGCCAGGCCTGAGCGGTTCGAGCTTTGCTGCCTTCCAGCTGTGGAAGCATGACCTGAACTACTTCAAGTCGCTGCCGCAGGCTGAGCAAGACAACATCATTGGCCGCCGTCTCAGCGACAACGAAGAGCTGGACGATGCGCCAGAGTCGGCACACGTCAAACGTACCGCTCAGGAGAGCTTCGACCCTGAAGCCTTCATGGTCAGGCGTTCGGTCGCCTGGACCGATGAGCGTGGCGCGGGCCTGGCATTCGTTGCCCTCGGGCATAGCTTCGACGCTTTCGAGGTGCAGCTGCGCCGCATGAGCGGCCTGGAAGACGGCGTGATCGACGGCCTGTACCGCTTCAGCCGGCCACTGACCGGCGGTTACTACTGGTGCCCACCGCTCAATGCTGGCGGTCTGGACTTGAGCTTGCTGCTGCAGGCCTAA
- a CDS encoding bile acid:sodium symporter family protein has protein sequence MTASPLLTAVLPIALGIIMLGLGLSLTLADFARVVKYPKPVVIGLACQILLLPLVCFLIANGFGLESALAVGLMLLAASPGGTTANLFSHLAHGDVALNITLTAVNSLIAILTMPLLVNLSLIWFMESDQAIPLQFAKVMQVFAIVLLPVALGMMIRRWAPGFAARMEKPMKLVAALFLAFTIVLALAKDWQTVVEYAPIVGGAALLFNLLSLGVGYWVPRLLNIPKRQAIAIGMEIGIHNGTLAIALALSPSLLNNATMAVPAAIYSLLMFFTAAGFGWWVSRGHTLEPGAAGSGRTAED, from the coding sequence ATGACCGCCTCACCCTTGCTTACCGCCGTCCTGCCTATCGCCTTGGGCATCATCATGCTCGGGCTTGGCTTGTCGCTGACCCTGGCTGACTTCGCCCGGGTGGTGAAGTACCCCAAGCCGGTAGTGATTGGCCTGGCTTGCCAGATCCTGCTGCTGCCGTTGGTGTGCTTCCTGATCGCCAATGGCTTTGGCCTGGAGTCGGCACTGGCGGTCGGCCTGATGCTGTTGGCAGCCTCGCCCGGCGGCACTACGGCCAACCTGTTCAGCCACCTGGCCCATGGCGATGTGGCGCTGAACATCACCTTGACCGCGGTCAACTCGCTGATCGCGATCCTGACCATGCCGCTGCTGGTCAATCTGTCGCTGATCTGGTTCATGGAATCGGACCAGGCCATTCCGCTGCAATTTGCCAAGGTCATGCAAGTGTTCGCCATCGTCTTGCTGCCAGTGGCGCTGGGCATGATGATCCGCCGCTGGGCGCCGGGCTTTGCCGCGCGCATGGAGAAACCGATGAAGCTGGTGGCGGCGCTGTTCCTGGCGTTCACCATCGTCCTGGCGCTGGCCAAGGATTGGCAGACCGTGGTCGAGTACGCACCGATCGTCGGCGGCGCAGCGCTATTGTTCAACCTGCTCAGCCTGGGCGTGGGCTACTGGGTGCCGCGCTTGTTGAACATCCCCAAGCGCCAGGCGATTGCCATTGGCATGGAGATCGGTATTCACAACGGCACCTTGGCCATTGCCCTGGCCTTGAGCCCGTCGCTGCTCAATAACGCCACCATGGCAGTGCCAGCGGCGATCTATAGCTTGCTGATGTTCTTCACCGCGGCGGGGTTTGGCTGGTGGGTGAGTCGTGGCCACACGCTAGAGCCGGGCGCGGCGGGTTCTGGGCGTACCGCTGAAGATTGA
- a CDS encoding sterol desaturase family protein: MLFNLAILFATVLAMEGVGTLAHKYIMHGWGWWLHRSHHQPQLGMLETNDVYLVALALIATGLVALGKAGHTPLQWVGGGVAGYGLLYVLAHDGWFHRHWPRKLRPANRYLKRLHRAHRLHHAVKGRQGCVSFGFFYAPPLAVLKRQLRARRTHIER, translated from the coding sequence ATGCTGTTCAATCTCGCCATCCTCTTCGCCACCGTGCTGGCCATGGAAGGCGTCGGCACCTTGGCGCACAAGTACATCATGCATGGCTGGGGCTGGTGGTTGCACCGCTCGCACCATCAGCCGCAGCTGGGCATGCTGGAAACCAACGACGTCTACCTGGTGGCGCTGGCCTTGATTGCGACCGGCCTGGTGGCGCTGGGCAAGGCCGGGCATACGCCATTGCAGTGGGTCGGCGGCGGGGTAGCGGGTTATGGCCTGCTGTATGTGCTGGCCCATGACGGCTGGTTTCACCGGCATTGGCCGCGCAAGCTGCGCCCAGCCAATCGATACCTGAAGCGACTGCATCGGGCGCACCGGCTACACCATGCGGTTAAGGGGCGCCAGGGCTGCGTGTCGTTCGGGTTTTTCTATGCACCGCCCTTGGCCGTGCTCAAGCGCCAATTGCGTGCACGGCGTACGCACATCGAGCGCTGA
- a CDS encoding MgtC/SapB family protein, whose product MDWKVFLLRVSVALLLGALIGAERQLRQRLTGLRTNALVSTGACLFVLMTQAVPGMAPTDASRIAAYVVSGIGFLGGGVIMRDGLNVRGLNTAATLWCTAAVGVLCSVGLLLEAAVGSLVVLCANILLRDIAQRLDHQEVLPASEVEQRFEVRIVCRAEDEIQVRSLMLHSLSDPGLRLQSLHSEDLPDASRLEVRAELLGNAQATAQLERLVGRVSLEKGVSAVRWQVRELGAD is encoded by the coding sequence ATGGATTGGAAAGTCTTTCTGCTGCGCGTCAGCGTAGCCCTGCTGCTCGGTGCCTTGATCGGCGCTGAGCGACAACTGCGTCAACGCCTGACCGGCCTGCGCACCAATGCGCTGGTCAGCACCGGCGCTTGCCTGTTCGTGCTGATGACCCAGGCAGTGCCGGGCATGGCCCCGACCGATGCGTCGCGGATCGCCGCTTATGTGGTGTCGGGTATCGGTTTTCTCGGCGGCGGCGTAATCATGCGCGACGGCTTGAACGTACGCGGGCTCAATACTGCCGCGACCCTCTGGTGCACCGCCGCTGTCGGCGTGCTGTGCAGCGTTGGGCTGCTATTGGAGGCAGCGGTGGGCAGCCTGGTGGTGCTCTGCGCCAACATTTTGCTGCGCGATATCGCCCAACGCCTGGATCACCAGGAAGTGTTGCCGGCCAGCGAGGTCGAGCAGCGTTTCGAGGTGCGTATCGTTTGCCGCGCCGAGGATGAGATCCAGGTGCGCAGCCTGATGCTGCACAGTCTCAGCGACCCTGGCCTGCGCTTGCAGTCGCTGCACAGCGAGGATCTGCCTGACGCCAGCCGCCTGGAAGTGCGCGCCGAACTGCTGGGCAATGCGCAAGCCACGGCTCAACTGGAGCGGCTGGTCGGCCGAGTCAGCCTGGAAAAAGGCGTCAGCGCGGTGCGCTGGCAGGTGCGTGAGCTGGGGGCAGACTGA
- the dksA gene encoding RNA polymerase-binding protein DksA gives MTEQELLKQSPAAYMNEPQRQFFRTLLISQRSELQQRIEQEFRALREQEVLSDPADIGSAEEERHWQLRSLEREKKLLDKIDQALERLARGEYGWCEETGEPIGLRRLLLRPTATLCIEAKERQELKEKHQRDGA, from the coding sequence ATGACCGAACAAGAGTTACTCAAGCAAAGCCCAGCGGCCTACATGAACGAGCCGCAGCGCCAGTTTTTTCGCACATTGCTGATAAGCCAGCGTAGCGAACTGCAGCAGCGCATCGAGCAAGAGTTTCGCGCCTTGCGCGAACAGGAAGTGCTCAGCGACCCCGCCGACATTGGCAGCGCCGAGGAGGAGCGACACTGGCAATTGCGCTCGCTGGAGCGCGAGAAGAAGCTGCTGGACAAGATCGACCAGGCCCTTGAGCGCCTAGCCCGTGGTGAGTATGGCTGGTGCGAGGAAACCGGCGAGCCGATCGGCCTGCGCCGTTTGCTGCTGCGGCCGACCGCCACCTTGTGCATCGAAGCCAAGGAGCGCCAGGAGCTGAAGGAAAAGCACCAGCGGGACGGCGCCTGA
- a CDS encoding dihydroorotase: MADLLIRNARVVNEGREFDADLLVAHGRIEKIAASIDNAQARIELDADGRWLVPGMIDDQVHFREPGAAHKGSIASESRAAVAGGITSFMDMPNTHPPTLTLAALADKQRRAAETARANYGFHFGVSRDNLETIAALDPRAVAGIKVFMGASTGDMLVDDPQVLEKLFSCAPTILLAHCEHTPSILANQARWQQRHGTFIPPAAHPQIRDAQACYRSSMLAVELARRFGTRLHVLHLTTAGELALFEPGPVTGKRISAEVCLHHLLFDDSDYAALGHLIKCNPAIKSRADRDALRQALASDLIDVIGTDHAPHSLEEKQRDYLQAPSGLPLVQHALPAALELVSEGVMSLSQMVSKTSHAVADLFAIRERGYLREGYWADFAVVERLAQPLPASAQPILAHCGWTPFAQRSFRHAVRSTVVSGQLAWHQGQVIDSCQGLPLMFER, from the coding sequence ATGGCCGACTTGCTCATACGCAATGCCCGGGTGGTCAATGAAGGGCGTGAGTTCGACGCCGACCTGCTGGTCGCCCACGGGCGCATCGAAAAAATCGCCGCGAGCATCGACAACGCCCAGGCGCGCATCGAACTCGACGCCGATGGCCGCTGGCTGGTGCCGGGCATGATCGATGACCAGGTGCACTTTCGTGAGCCAGGCGCTGCGCACAAAGGCTCCATTGCCAGCGAGTCGCGTGCCGCAGTGGCCGGCGGCATTACCAGTTTCATGGACATGCCCAACACCCATCCGCCCACCCTGACCCTGGCAGCGCTGGCCGACAAGCAGCGCCGCGCGGCGGAGACTGCGCGGGCCAACTATGGTTTTCACTTTGGCGTCAGCCGCGACAACCTGGAAACCATCGCCGCGCTCGACCCTCGCGCGGTCGCCGGGATCAAGGTGTTCATGGGCGCATCCACCGGCGACATGCTGGTAGATGACCCTCAGGTACTGGAAAAGCTGTTCAGCTGTGCCCCCACCATCCTGCTCGCCCACTGCGAGCACACCCCCAGCATCCTTGCCAACCAGGCGCGCTGGCAGCAGCGCCATGGCACGTTCATCCCGCCCGCCGCGCACCCACAGATTCGCGACGCCCAGGCGTGCTATCGCTCCTCGATGCTGGCCGTCGAGCTGGCCCGGCGTTTCGGCACTCGGCTGCACGTGCTGCACCTGACTACAGCCGGCGAACTGGCATTGTTCGAGCCAGGCCCGGTGACCGGCAAGCGCATCTCCGCCGAGGTCTGCCTGCACCATTTGCTGTTCGACGACAGCGACTACGCAGCGCTTGGCCATCTGATCAAGTGCAATCCGGCGATCAAGTCGCGCGCCGACCGCGACGCTTTGCGTCAGGCGCTGGCCAGCGATCTCATCGATGTAATCGGCACCGACCATGCACCGCACAGCCTTGAAGAAAAACAGCGCGATTACCTCCAGGCACCGTCCGGGCTGCCATTGGTCCAGCATGCCTTGCCGGCCGCCTTGGAGCTGGTCAGCGAAGGGGTAATGAGCCTGAGCCAGATGGTCAGCAAGACCAGCCATGCAGTAGCGGACTTGTTCGCCATTCGCGAGCGCGGCTACCTGCGTGAAGGCTACTGGGCGGATTTTGCGGTGGTCGAGCGCCTGGCTCAGCCCCTGCCAGCCAGCGCGCAACCGATACTTGCCCACTGCGGCTGGACCCCCTTTGCCCAGCGCAGCTTTCGCCATGCCGTGCGCAGCACCGTGGTGTCGGGGCAGTTGGCTTGGCACCAGGGCCAGGTGATAGACAGCTGCCAGGGGCTGCCCTTGATGTTTGAACGATGA
- a CDS encoding carbonate dehydratase — MIRRNPSGHLPEIAESAYIDQTAIICGKVVIKDNVFVGPYAVIRADEVDASGDMQPIVIGANSNIQDGVVIHSKSGAAVSIGEYTSIAHRSIVHGPCTVGDRVFIGFNSVLFNCRVGNGSVVRHNSVVDGRDLPERFYVPPTEHIGPHTDLQSYPPVSVSASEFSEDVARTNIDLVQGYKALQNEF; from the coding sequence GTGATTCGCAGAAACCCCTCCGGCCACCTCCCAGAAATCGCTGAGTCGGCCTACATCGACCAAACCGCGATCATCTGCGGCAAGGTGGTGATCAAGGACAACGTGTTCGTTGGCCCCTACGCCGTGATCCGCGCCGATGAAGTCGACGCCAGCGGTGATATGCAGCCGATCGTCATCGGCGCCAACTCCAATATCCAGGATGGCGTGGTGATCCACTCCAAGTCTGGCGCCGCGGTAAGCATTGGTGAATACACCTCGATTGCCCACCGCTCGATCGTCCATGGCCCCTGCACCGTGGGTGATCGGGTATTCATCGGCTTCAACAGCGTGTTGTTCAACTGCCGCGTGGGCAATGGCAGCGTGGTGCGGCACAACTCGGTGGTCGACGGCAGGGATTTACCCGAACGCTTCTACGTGCCGCCCACCGAGCACATCGGCCCCCACACAGATTTGCAGAGTTACCCGCCGGTCAGCGTTTCGGCCTCGGAGTTCTCCGAAGACGTCGCGCGCACCAATATCGATCTGGTCCAGGGCTACAAGGCCTTGCAGAACGAGTTTTGA
- a CDS encoding GNAT family N-acetyltransferase has translation MRIRPTLAKDIPLLPSIERSAAQAFLSVPSLAWLAASEVLSETAHRTFIQAQASWVAVDAHERVLGFLCARLEGDALHIHEVSVAQQAQGQGLGRGLIAQAVSAARRMGCAEVTLTTFAQVPWNAPFYQRLGFVVISQEQLGERLLGILEEEQRHGLVGRCAMRRVLV, from the coding sequence ATGCGTATCCGCCCTACCCTGGCCAAGGATATCCCGCTGCTGCCGAGCATCGAGCGTTCGGCAGCCCAGGCATTTCTCAGTGTGCCCAGCTTGGCCTGGCTGGCTGCGAGTGAGGTGCTGAGCGAAACCGCGCATCGGACATTCATTCAGGCCCAGGCGAGCTGGGTGGCAGTCGATGCGCACGAACGGGTATTGGGGTTTCTCTGCGCCCGTCTGGAGGGCGATGCGCTGCATATTCACGAAGTGTCCGTTGCTCAGCAGGCGCAGGGCCAGGGACTTGGCCGCGGGTTGATTGCCCAGGCAGTCAGTGCGGCTCGAAGGATGGGTTGTGCAGAGGTAACGTTGACAACCTTTGCCCAGGTGCCTTGGAATGCGCCGTTTTATCAGCGGCTTGGTTTTGTCGTGATTAGCCAGGAGCAGTTGGGCGAGCGGTTGCTAGGGATCTTGGAGGAAGAACAGCGCCATGGACTGGTTGGGCGCTGCGCCATGCGCAGGGTTCTGGTCTGA